A window from Patescibacteria group bacterium encodes these proteins:
- the rplT gene encoding 50S ribosomal protein L20, translating into MPRVKRGKNHLKRRKNLLKQTKGYKWGRKSKIKLARVAMLKAGVYAYRDRRAKKRIARQLWQVKIGAASQANNLSYSKLLGALHKAKIDLDRKILADLAENHPEVFTKIAEMVK; encoded by the coding sequence ATGCCGAGAGTTAAAAGAGGAAAAAATCATTTGAAGAGACGAAAGAATCTTCTGAAACAAACCAAGGGTTATAAGTGGGGGAGAAAGAGTAAAATAAAATTGGCTAGAGTCGCGATGCTCAAGGCTGGAGTTTATGCTTATCGTGATCGACGCGCGAAAAAAAGGATTGCCCGTCAACTTTGGCAAGTTAAAATCGGAGCTGCGAGCCAGGCGAACAATTTGAGTTACAGCAAACTTTTGGGGGCGTTACATAAGGCAAAAATAGATTTGGATAGGAAGATTTTAGCTGATTTGGCAGAAAATCATCCGGAAGTTTTTACCAAAATTGCGGAAATGGTAAAATAA